The DNA region TTTTATATGATTGGTTATTATAATGTTTATAAAGAAACATTACTTCAATTTTTTGTTAATCTTTTGTCTTTAATTTTCCACCATAAtactattgtttttttttttgaaatcaatatCTTTATTGAATAAAAAGTCGAGATACAAATTCTCTCGATAATGGaatgtattatatttttaattaaaaacatttttctttaGAAGACATATAAATTGGTTCAATTTCTAAGAATTTTAAGTaatgattaattatattttttattgaatatatttaattagtTACTATTATAAACAAGTTTAACTCATTTCCTTATACATTATCATCTCTAGTTTGCCACCCTTGATACAACTAAAGCCATGACATTTCATGGCGCAAGTGCGAGAATTAGTGTGTATAATTTATCGCTTCAATCAAATCAATACAGCATATCTGCAATTTGGATTCAAAGTGGCCCACCTACAGAACTCAATAGTATACAAGTTGGAATTGGTGTAAGTTAATTTTTACCTTATTTATGCAAATCATTTTTAAATGTTTCATGACATAGTAAAAAATGGAGAACAATGTTCTTCTCACAATGACCCTATTTAACCCATTGCATGAATGGTTtcctttattatatttattctaTATACGCACTTTCTGAATTTAATATCCTCATTATATAAGGTTCATCCAAGCTTATATGGAGACAGTCAAATACATTTAACTGCACATTGGACAGTAAGAGTTACCAATCAATGAattgtatttattttcttaattgctTAATGAGATTATGCTTATTTAGAAAAATACATGCAGGTAGATGGCTATAAAAAAACGGGATGTTTTAATAGTATGTGCCCAGGTTTTGTGCAAGTCAATCCGGGATCAGGCTTAGGAGTAGTCATTCAAAATAGCTCTATCATTGGATCAGAAGAAAAATCTGCATATCCTATCGAAGTCAAACAGgtaacttattttaaaaatatatgacTATGTCAAGTTGTTTATATTTTCACCTTCATGAAAGTTAATAGTCTCTAAACATTGttgtaaacattttttttcagtttAATTCTTATCATAAAATAACTTATCCAAAAGAATATTTTAGTAACTTATAATCTTAATATTGAAATTGATTAAGAAATATATTTGAACGATTACTTTAGTGAAGATGGATAACATAATTTAAATATtcttaataaaaaaacaataaaaagtttagtaaatttaaatattacaattttTTAACATAAAATTCTATGTGGAAGTGTGTTAATACTTTGATTTGGCAAAAAATTTTAATACACGACATTAACCGAGTCTTAAGTTtcacttatttcttttatctatcatttaaatttaaattgaaaaataaataagtaatgAAACTTCCTTAAGCGATAAAttgacatttttatttattttataattatctctattgaatattttatcattattttagtgacctttatttatttataataagtataaaatatataatttaaaattctaaaatcAATAAATGAAACTATTTTTTTGTCCTTAATAAAGGACACTATTTTTTTTCTAGTTGGTTTGATAAATAATTGAAATTTACTAACTCCTTTAAATTGGGTGGTATGTGTTTTTGATGCATCAATTTGTATATCATGATTTGATGATATTAGAGTTATTAATGTTATGTGTTTACGATAGATATCTTATGTTAGTgcttttcttttggtttagaATTATATATCAAGGGAAATTATGTGTTTCTTTTCATAAAATGAGTGTTGTACATGTTACttgtgaaaaataattaaaatcacttgTGTAAGAACTATATATGAAATTATTGATATAAGTACCAATTGTTAAATTACATGTTTTGAATTATACTTTTTTGttctgttttaacttttaactaCCGTATGTTATAATCTGAATTTATAAATTTAGAAATTTTGTTATTTAGATTATATTGATGGACAATTGAAATGGTGTGAcacaaaatatattttaaaaatttaacaaCAAATTGTATTCTTTGAGTATATTATTCACTAATAAGTGAAATTGTTCAAACTTTTAAcgaaatattaatataaaacaAGACATACAAATTTTTCATAGATCACTAGAttctataaaatattaaaaaattcgGAGGAGTAGCAGCCGATCTACCTTACACTTGGATAGTTGTGAggtttaaatataaaaaagtgtGAATCATAGTTCTACTACTTTAAAATCGCTTTTTTCTGAAAACAGAAATACCCACATTAATCGGGGGTCTGATCCCAGCgtaaaaaattataacaaaatttgatttttttcttattcatattataaataattgtGTGTTAGCATGTTTGTGAACAATTTGAAGAATGataaaatagttaaaaaaaaagtaacatatTCTCTATCTTAAAACAATGATAAACAAAAACATTAGTACTTCATGTTATGAGTTCATATGTGCTTAATAAAACTTTATTCCTTCATTAGATACTATTAGTTAATGTCATTTTCAAAcaacatatttttcattttttaattgctTGAATATTTGTAGGATCAATTTACAGGTCATTGGTGGTTAATTGCTAGTAAATCTCACGCACCAGTTGGATATTGGCCGAAAGGAATATTCACTCACTTAAGTCAGGGTTCATCTTTAATCAGATATGGTggtgaaacatttgctccaccGAATATGATAAGTCCCCCTATGGGCAGTGGAAGATTGCCTAAGGAGTTATACAAAAACTCGGGTTTCATTGTAAATCTTGAGATTGTGGATTCAAATTACAATAAAATTCAAGTAAATCCCAAGGACATGAAGTCAAACTGCGATACAACGCCaaattgttatgacttattGTACCATGGTTATGAAGGACCTATTGTTCAACAGTCCTTTCTTTTTGGTGGACCAGGTGGACGATGTGGTATATGATGATTATATTCAGaacattatttaataaaattttaaacaatattgatatgtgtaacaccctctaaaccccgcgtaAATATTATAgaataaatcagagtaaaacgcataacacagagggtatcacatttattctccagaaacataaatcaaaacacctgccATGCTTATAATTTAGatataaattttcaactttgatgtctcaacatcatatgcatagcacagtggatttatttcaactccaagatttaacataatccaaaaataaataaagtgaATACATGAAATATTTCTTGACATCCAGGTACAATACTAAATGTTTCCctgtgttacataacagagcatgactcccatcACTAAAAACATATctaaagactagctcctccgacTAACCCTTGCGAGAAGTTCCACTATCCTCAgaacctgagcgatgtcgcatagagcatcattcaaacagaagggtgagaactcatatcatatggataagcataataataagtaatgcaAAAGCTTATTAAAATTATCCATAAATACCTCATacacaattaaaaaaataaatcatgaaatttaatataatcaattttttttgaaaatgaaatgaatatataatataagctTGAGTTAAAAAAGACTCAAGACAAGAACCAAATACAAAAGATCAGTCTGAATCAACATATACACCCTGAGCGTTGCTgagaacccaccaccaacccgcagAATGACCTTAACAAAATCCCAAGAAAGAGACTCATTAAAATCTTACTTGGAAAAACCCAGAGGGATAAaaaccaagcaaggaaaaagagtaccacaatctTGGGAAAGCCATTCTGCTACTAATCAAAAACCAATAAATCAAGTTTTGTACAAGCTCAGGTACCATGGAACAAAATACGGACAACGCAGCTACTGCAAAACAAGAAAAACAGCAACGTCGTGCATCAGCAACATGTAAATTCGTGTAACAGCAAACAGCAACAGCGCAACAGGCTAAaacaaccaacaacaacaacaacaacctccATTTTCGAGTAGCAACAGTAACAGCACAACAGCACATCAGCAACAGCAACCACATTCatacagcaacaacaacaacatcacaTATCAGCAACAACACATATTAGCAACAGCAATGACAACACCAGCACATATCAGCAACAGTAATGACAGCACCAGCACCAGCACCAGCATCAGCAAAATAGGATCAACATCACCAATCAGCAACAGCAGTGACAGCACCAGCAACAACAGAGAAAAGATTCCAACCAGCAGTTACAAAAAACGCAGCAATGCTAGTGCTCACAGGTAAACAATTCCATGTCTCCCTTTTACCtgcaaacaaaaatataaatccAAAGAAAGACACCTTACACCAACACAATTAGTGTTCTAAATAGACCCAAACCGGCTCCTCCCTAGAGCAACCTTGTTTAGCCAACTCATCCGCCTCCGCATTCCCTTCCCTCAAAATATGATTTACCCCAATACATGATACTAGCGGCATCAAAAAATCAATCATGTTCAACTCATTTGTAAGCTTCCAAGGACTCATTTTTTCACCTCTTACCCAACCAACAGCTAAGGTAGAATCACTTTCAACCTCCACTGAAGATACCAAAAATTGTTGACAAAATAGGAGAGCATAAAGAATAGCAAGCACCTCCGCCTCATCAGCACGCTGGACCTCAACTCTTCTGGAAAACTTTCCAATCACTACCCCCGCCCCATTCCTCAAAATACCTCCGATACCAGCACTCCCAGATTGAAAAGACCCATCAACATTAAACTTCAGAATCATACCTTGGGGAGGTTTCCTAGGCACAATAGGACGTACACCTTGTTTGCTCTGAATATCTATCCTTGTAAAGCCTCTTGCAAATTGATCCGCCCCATAAGGACATTCCTTCCACCAAGTCTTTATCCAATTAAATAGCATAAACAAATGGGACTCCCATACCTCATCGACATCATAAGGTAGATTAGTAAAAACCACATTGTTTCTAGCCAGCCATACAACCCAACAAAGAGCGTACGGTATCAAGTCCCATAAAATAAGTGTTGTGGTTCTACGAAGAGATCTCCATTCTGCCAAACACCCCGGGATAGAGTCAGGCACCACCCACCAAACACCTTCTCTGTGTAATACATTTACCCACAACTGCCAAACCTTAGGACAATGCAAGAAAAGATGGGCAGCCGTTTCAGGTACAGCCAAGCATAATGCACAAGTCGCTCCATCTTCCAATGCCACACCACGGCGCCTCAGATTTTCTTTAGTAGCGATCCTGTTCTTCTGAACCTGCCATAAAAATAGAGCAATTTTTGACGGTAAAATTGGCCTTAACAAATTCGGTACTGACCAACCATCCTTCGTGAGCCATCTCGCCTCAACAACTGCACATAGGGATTTCACACTAAACATTCCCATATGAACCTCCGCATGCACGCCCTGTTTGGGAACCATTTGTTGGAGAACATGGAGTAAGTCATCATATTGTTCCCAACCCAAAAAGTGTCGCACAAAGGAGAGGTCCCATACCCACATGTGGCCATCCACCACTCCACATTCCATGACTGTTGCTCTCTTATTTGATCCTAGAGCAAAAACACGTGGAAACACAAGCAGAATGGACCTGAACCAGCCCAATGATCTAACCAGAACAGAACGCCACTCCCCCTTCCTATTTGAACTGCTATGCCATCCCTGAATACACTACCTACCAAACCATTATCATGCCACACTGCATATACATCAGCTAGTGGAATAGACAATTTTTTATGATCAAATGAGTCCAAACTaagagtgtaacaccccgatttcggtggcgtcactttagtaaccgaaagtaaacttaatgcggaaaaacgtgaatatattttttttttgataataactaagacaagactgaaatagataaaacccaaaagcgaaaaacaacagaactggtgtacaatatataatacagtccccgctgtaagtaacaacctcgtcacgagtaacctccagtgacggaaagaaaagtgtagcgcccgaaggcaaaagtacaaaccaaaagaaaaggttaagtgtccgcaacactatccctcaaaatgagaataagctggcccatcggcctgaaacaagacttcctaagtccaaccaactctctgtgattcccgtaacgaaaccacacaaaaagctataggtgggaaactaccctgtcccgaatgaaacaaatgatgttcagagctaagactctactcctacactaatcctatctcgaggagctcacactaacactcaatcctacatgctagcatgatcgtcgtccgaatctgaatccagaacgactaagtctaggtacatcctccgtcctccgctcgttatcgcgatgcgctcctgttccagcatcccaactctagtttcccccgaagggtgaaccgtcgtgaaccagtccgccaaagacatctgacaaagggcgtttgtccgccaaagcacacacagaagacgcgagggtcaactccaaagaattacataaataatagcaccaatagatatagataagagaataaccacttaggcttatagctagggataacatcctagggttgcattttccataatgaacttaacagcaataataacaattaacatgttccaaataggattaacaaataacaatcacactcgacaactaaatcagtatgcatgaatgcaggatgattagtcaaacaacgtctccgactctcactcgacacgtcgccacgtgttctaggtaaattaaagtctctaaaagcttaccctaaggtaaagtcgattctgcgacaaaagacacttcttcacattaacatagtaactcatgatgatctccggatcatccgactcatctcaatccgatggtcacaactgctcaacaagcaaagagtatcacatactcggaaactaccggtttcccggacttatccccaggatagcccaacaattaggcatgtcaagtcgatccaaccccttgggttgaacatacggactcgcacacgcaactcccacaattaggcatgtcgagtcgatccaaccccttgggttgaacatacggactcgcacacgcaacaaatgacaacgccaagtcggttcactcaaaagagtcgaacatacggacattgcgcgtgtccaatgactatcgccgaatcgatccaatccatcggattgaacatacggatccgcgcgagtcaaaaggttatcgctgaatcgatccaatccctcggattgaacatacagattcacgcgaggtaaaatggcaatcgctgaatcgatccaatccctctgattgaacatacggactcacgcgtgcctgagtgactaccgccgaatcgatccaatccatcggattgaatataaggattcgcgcgtgtcgaaaagttgtcgctgaatcgatccaatccctcggattgaacatacggattcacgcgaggtaaaatggcaatcgctgaatcgatccaatccctctgattgaacatacggactcacgcgtgcctgagtgactaccgccgaatcgatccaatccatcggattgaatatacggattcgcgcgtgtcaacaattattgccgaatcggcccaacccgtcgggtttggacatacggattcacgccgcaaagtcgaagatacacccaacaacatagctgctccaacagcacaaccacaatagctgctccaacagcacaacaacaaacgctactccaacagcaccacaacatctacatacccgaagcccctcaactttctcaatgctgggatccgacgacacttctcgttttccaaaactatgatttgcatccaaagcttccttccgagattattaccattacttaaagatttagaggttgtttaatgtcttatgagttttctttacaaaataattatccttttagtcttatcgcgaatcctataagttctcgggatcccctaatccccaaatgactccagagaatgtctcgatccatacaacaccacaacaaggcccgaatctcattcgtcctttcaagctttctcaaaactctcaaaataaaatcggcatgacctgcccgcttttctcaccgttcagaaactcagattatagtgcaaaagcagaattaactcatcataatcaatcaacatgtcatatgtcaatatcttaagcaataaccacatagcacctagcatataaggcatgcaccacacatcctaaattacccaattagcacttagcatgtcattcactcatcaaaaacatacagtagatgcatcatctacattgtcagccgaagccttagaaaacgttttccaatcacacacaattccagtgcataaacagtaaacaatgtcgaaacatcgaccctaagcattaactgtaagatcaagttttgatctagtagtacaactctatgttttgatgatcacaagttaaccttttgatatgaacaattgtggtactctaacgtgtttttctgagtgtgctatttacaggctctgaccctgactcaatttcacacaaatcagaagcactgtgtataaagggtaacccaagcaacgctttcgcattcaccatgttcagtatgaacagtggaaaagcttcagaagatctgaagctatacaaactctgatgaggactcagtcgctagaagctctgatgatccagaagttctgacaaccaagaaacactgaaggttcagatgttccgatggtgtagaagactctgaagatccagaagctgaatagtggaaactctgaagtccagaagcaagaaactctgaaggccatgttcttccctctgagttcagaatcagaagatacaatggtcagaggatctgtgctatccctctgactctgatcaaccggcttcacaagttccaatacgaagcattcctctgatcagaagtctcctaggttaaaaggtcaagtcgctatccaagtacaaaagcaagtgtaccttcctgacgacctacctaacgttctcagccacagcagaagctggattttccagaactgccctccaacggtagcatttcccatgcaacgctcaaccctaatccttggagtatatatagaggctgaagattgaaagaagcggctagagaagtaagaaaaaaatatacaagaagcaatacacacgcgcaagatatattctaagctttctttcatcttgtaatttattttagtttacactcagcttattcagaagcaaacccttgtaaacaccaacctcaaacagttgtttgattttcctttaggagatcaaggttgatcggatcctagagaagactaagagagtgaatcttagtgtgagctaagtcagtgtaattgttagtcacttgtaggtttcaagtgcagttgtaactcttacctgattagtggattgccttcattctaagaaggaagaaatcaccttaacgggtggactggagtagcttgagtgatttatcaagtgaaccaggataaaatccttgtgtgcttttctatctctatcttttgcacttagttctcgaaaagatttgttaaaatctttaaggtggtagttttgtactgaaaacgttattcaaaccccccctttctaccgtttttcataccttcaattggtatcagagcgcaagttctgattaccacacctaacagtgttcagtgatccgggccggtgtgaaaaacaatggctgccaccaccagtgaaactcaaagagatggttacaacgcaaagcctcctatgttcgatggtcaaaggttcgaatattggaaagatagactggaaagtttctttctgggtttcgatgcagatctctgggatattattgtggatggctatgagcgtccagttgatgcagatggcaaaaagatcccaaggtcagagatgtctgcagatcaaaagaagctgtactcacaacatcataaagcaagagcaattcttctaagtgctatctcctatgaggagtaccagaagattacagatcgtgagtttgctaaaggcatttttgattctctgaagatgtctcatgaaggaaacaagaaagtcaaagaatcaaaggcattgtctttgatccaaaagtatgaatccttcatcatggagccaaatgagtccattgaagaaatgttctccagatttcaactgcttgtagctggcatacgtcctctcaacaagagctacacaacaaaagatcacgtcataagggtcatcaggtgtcttcctgaaagttggatgcctttggtgacttcaatagagctcacgagagatgttgagaatatgagtttagaagaactcatcagcattttgaaatgccatgagctgaagcgctcagagatgcatgatctgaggaaaaagtccatagccttgaaatccaaatctgaaaaggctaaggttgagaagtcaaaggctcttcaagctgaagaagaagaatctgaagaagcatcagaagattctgatgaagatgagctgactctgatctccaagagactcaaccgcatctggaagcacaggcagagcaagttcaaaggctctggaaaggcaagaggaaagtctgaatcctcaggtcagaagaagtcatcaatcaaggaagtcacttgctttgagtgcaaagaatcagggcactacaaaagtgactgtccaaaattgaagaaggacaagaagccaaagaagcacttcaagaccaagaagagtctgatggtgacattcgatgaatcagagtcagaggatgttgactctgatggtgaagtccaaggactcatggctattgtcaaagacaaaggaacagagtcaaaggaagctgttgactctgactcagaatcagaaggagatccagactctgacgatgaaaatgaggtatttgcttccttctctacctctgaactgaaacatgctttgtctgatatcatggataagtataactccttgttgtctaagcataagaagctgaaaaagaacttatctgctgtttctaaaactccttctgaacatgagaaaatcatatctgatttgaaaaatgataaccatgctttagttaattctaactctgtgcttaagaatcaaattgcaaagttagaagaagttattgcctgcgatgcctctgatagtaagcatgaatctaagtatgaaaaatcttttcaaagattcctggctaaaagcgtagatagaagcttaatggcttcaatgatctatggtgtaagcagaaatggaatgcatggcattggctattctaaaccaattagaaatgagccttctgtgtctaaagctaaatccttgtatgaatgctttgttccctctggtaccatattgcctgatcctgtacctgctgaagttgctaaaaaccctcttaaaaagggatctttctctatgactaaatatcatgcaaatattcctttaaaatatcatgttgagacacccaaggtgatcagaacctttggggtaactaacaaaagaggacccagaaagtgggtacctaaggacaagattatctatgttgcagatatccttgatagctccactgaaacaccaatcatggtatctggacagtggatgctcgcgtcacatgacgggagaaaagcgtatgttccgagagctgaaacttaagcctggaggcgaagttggctttggaggaaatgaaaagggtaaaattattggtactggtactatttgtgtagatagtagtccatgcattgataatgttttattggtagacggcttaacacataacttattgtctataagtcaattagctgacaagggttatgatgttatattcaatcaaaagtcctgccgggctgtaagtcagatcgatggctctgttctgttgaacagcaagaggaagaacaacatttataagatcagattatctgagttggaggctcagaatgtgaagtgccttctgtctgttaatgaagagcagtgggtatggcatagacggttagggcatgccagtatgagaaagatttctcagctgagcaagctaaaccttgtcaggggcttacccaatctgaagttcgcttcagacgctctttgtgaagcatgtcagaaaggcaaattcacaaaagtccctttcaaggcaaagaatgttgtctcaacctcaaggccgttagaacttctgcatatcgacctgtttggaccagtgaaaactgagtctataggtggcaagagatatgggatggttatcgttgatgactatagccgctggacatgggtaaagtttctaacccgcaaggatgagtctcatgctgtgttctctaccttcattgctcaagtgcaaaacgagaaggcttgtagaattgtgcgtgtcagaagtgaccatggtggagagtttgagaatgacaagtttgagagtctgtttgattcctatggaattacacatgatttctcttgtcccagaactcctcaacaaaatggtgttgttgagaggaagaacagaactcttcaggagatggctagaaccatgctccaagaaactggcatggctaagcacttttgggcagaggcagtaaatacagcatgttacattcagaacagaatctctgtgagaccaattctgaataagactccttatgaattgtggaagaacataaaacccaacatttcttattttcatccttttggctgtgtttgttatgttctcaatactaaggatagattgcataaatttgatgctaaatcttctaagtgtctattacttggttattctgatagatctaaaggttttagattttataatactgatgctaagactattgaagaatctattcatgttagatttgatgataagcttgactctgaccagtcaaagctagttgaaaagtttgcagatttaagcattaatgtttctgacaaaggcaaagctccagaggaagttgagccagaggaagatgaaccagaggaagaagctggtccctctaactcacaaactctgaagaagagcagaatcactgcagctcatcctaaggaattgattctgggcaacaaagatgaaccagtcagaaccagatctgccttcagaccctctgaagagaccttgctgagtctgaaaggattggtgtccttaattgaacccaagtccatagatgaagctcttcaggacaaggattggattctggccatggaagaaga from Lotus japonicus ecotype B-129 chromosome 2, LjGifu_v1.2 includes:
- the LOC130735435 gene encoding uncharacterized protein LOC130735435; its protein translation is MTFHGASARISVYNLSLQSNQYSISAIWIQSGPPTELNSIQVGIGVHPSLYGDSQIHLTAHWTVDGYKKTGCFNSMCPGFVQVNPGSGLGVVIQNSSIIGSEEKSAYPIEVKQDQFTGHWWLIASKSHAPVGYWPKGIFTHLSQGSSLIRYGGETFAPPNMISPPMGSGRLPKELYKNSGFIVNLEIVDSNYNKIQVNPKDMKSNCDTTPNCYDLLYHGYEGPIVQQSFLFGGPGGRCGI